The Brassica oleracea var. oleracea cultivar TO1000 chromosome C6, BOL, whole genome shotgun sequence genome includes a region encoding these proteins:
- the LOC106300045 gene encoding dihydrolipoyl dehydrogenase 1, mitochondrial — MAMANLARRKAYFLTRNVTSSHTDALKFSFSLSRGFASSGSDENDVVVIGGGPGGYVAAIKAAQLGLKTTCIEKRGALGGTCLNVGCIPSKALLHSSHMYHEAKHAFAHHGIKLASVEVDLPAMLAQKDNAVKNLTRGIEGLFKKNKVTYVKGYGKFLSPNEVSVETIDGGNTVVKGKHIIVATGSDVKSLPGITIDEKKIVSSTGALSLSEVPKKLIVIGAGYIGLEMGSVWGRLGSEVTVVEFAADIVPSMDGEIRKQFQRSLEKQKMKFMLKTKVVSVDASGDGVNLTVEPSEGGDQTTLEADVVLVSAGRTPFTSGLDLEKIGVETDKGGRILVNERFLTNVSGVYAIGDVIPGPMLAHKAEEDGVACVEFIAGKHGHVDYDKVPGVVYTHPEVASVGKTEEQLKKDGVSYRVGKFPFMANSRAKAIDNAEGLVKILADKETDKILGVHIMSPNAGELIHEAVLAINYDASSEDIARVCHAHPTMSEALKEAAMATYDKPIHI, encoded by the exons ATGGCGATGGCGAATTTAGCAAGAAGGAAGGCTTATTTTCTCACCAGAAACGTAACTAGCTCTCACACTGACGCTCTTAAATTCTCCTTTTCCCTCTCCCGTGGCTTCGCGTCATCGGGATCTGATGAGAACGACGTGGTCGTCATCGGCGGCGGTCCCGGCGGTTACGTGGCGGCGATCAAGGCGGCTCAGCTTGGTCTCAAAACCACGTGTATCGAGAAGCGCGGCGCGCTCGGTGGCACTTGTCTCAACGTCGGGTGTATTCCCTCGAAG GCACTTCTTCACTCTTCACATATGTACCATGAGGCGAAACACGCTTTTGCTCACCATGGTATCAAGTTGGCTTCTGTTGAGGTTGATCTTCCTGCTATGTTGGCTCAGAAAGATAATGCGGTCAAGAACCTCACTCGTGGCATTGAGGGTTTGTTCAAGAAGAACAAAGTCACCTATGTCAAGGGGTATGGTAAGTTTCTTTCCCCTAATGAAGTCTCTGTGGAGACTATCGATGGAGGAAACACCGTTGTGAAGGGCAAACACATCATTGTTGCTACCGGCTCTGACGTGAAATCTCTGCCTGGTATTACAATCGATGAGAAGAAGATTGTTTCCTCGACTGGAGCCTTGTCTTTGTCTGAAGTCCCGAAGAAACTGATTGTGATTGGTGCTGGTTATATTGGGCTGGAGATGGGTTCTGTTTGGGGAAGGCTTGGATCAGAGGTCACGGTGGTTGAGTTTGCTGCCGATATCGTTCCTTCTATGGATGGTGAAATCCGTAAGCAGTTTCAGCGTTCTCTTGAGAAGCAAAAGATGAAGTTCATGCTCAAGACTAAAGTTGTATCCGTGGACGCCTCTGGAGACGGTGTGAATCTCACAGTGGAACCATCTGAAGGTGGAGACCAGACCACACTCGAAGCCGATGTTGTCCTTGTCTCAGCGGGGAGAACACCCTTCACATCTGGACTTGACCTGGAGAAAATCGGAGTGGAAACCGACAAAGGTGGGAGAATTCTGGTGAACGAGAGGTTCTTGACCAATGTCTCAGGCGTGTATGCGATTGGAGATGTGATTCCAGGACCAATGCTTGCTCACAAAGCTGAAGAAGATGGTGTTGCTTGTGTGGAGTTCATAGCAGGCAAACACGGCCATGTGGATTACGACAAGGTTCCTGGTGTTGTCTACACTCATCCCGAGGTGGCTTCGGTCGGTAAAACCGAAGAACAGTTGAAGAAAGACGGTGTGAGCTATCGTGTTGGGAAGTTCCCGTTTATGGCCAATAGTAGAGCTAAGGCCATAGATAATGCCGAAGGATTGGTTAAGATTTTGGCTGATAAGGAGACGGATAAGATCTTGGGCGTTCACATTATGTCACCAAACGCTGGAGAGCTGATCCATGAGGCGGTTCTTGCGATTAACTACGATGCGTCGAGTGAAGATATTGCTCGAGTCTGCCACGCTCATCCCACTATGAGCGAGGCTCTCAAGGAAGCTGCCATGGCCACCTATGACAAGCCGATTCACATCTAA
- the LOC106300046 gene encoding probable protein phosphatase 2C 13, with protein sequence MILSQPEIRVLDVKCHISSAKEQNNFRVSESVRAEVSDSAETPRFESGMSFATTSIEEPTIEFFPTIRSGSFADIRGRETMEDEHICIDDLSAQFRSVNFSLPSAFYGVFDGHGGPEASLYMKENLTRLFFQDSVFPEMPSVADNFFLQELENSHRKAFALADLAMADESIVSGSCGTTALTALIVGRHLLVANAGDCRAVLCRRGVAVDMSFDHRSTYEPERRRIEDLGGYFEDGYLNGVLAVTRAIGDWELKSPFTGSSSPLISDPDIQQIVLTEDDEFLILACDGIWDVLSSQNAVSNVRQGLRRHGDPRQSAMELGKEAARLNSSDNLTVVVICFSSVPSPPQQPQRRRLRFCVSDEARARLQAMLGGD encoded by the exons ATGATTCTGAGTCAGCCTGAGATCAGGGTCCTCGACGTTAAGTGCCATATCTCCTCTGCGAAAGAGCAGAACAATTTTCGAGTTTCTGAGTCTGTGCGTGCCGAGGTTTCGGATTCCGCTGAAACGCCTCGATTCGAATCG GGCATGAGTTTTGCGACTACTAGCATTGAAGAGCCCACCATTGAGTTTTTCCCAACTATACGTTCAGGGAGCTTTGCTGACATTCGGGGCCGAGAGACCATGGAGGATGAACACATCTGCATAGACGACTTATCAGCTCAGTTTCGATCCGTCAACTTCTCTTTACCAAGTGCTTTCTATGGAGTCTTTGATGGCCATGGCGGACCTGAGGCGTCGCTTTACATGAAGGAGAACTTGACGAGACTGTTCTTCCAAGATTCTGTATTTCCGGAGATGCCCTCCGTTGCGGACAACTTTTTCTTGCAAGAACTTGAGAACTCTCACCGGAAAGCTTTTGCTTTGGCTGATCTCGCCATGGCTGACGAAAGCATTGTCAGTGGTTCATGCGGGACAACCGCCTTGACCGCTCTCATTGTCGGACGACATCTTCTGGTCGCTAACGCTGGAGATTGCCGTGCAGTGCTATGCCGGAGAGGAGTGGCTGTTGACATGTCTTTCGATCACAGGTCAACATATGAGCCTGAGCGTAGGCGAATAGAGGATCTAGGAGGGTACTTTGAGGATGGGTACCTCAACGGGGTCCTTGCTGTCACACGTGCCATTGGGGACTGGGAGCTCAAGAGTCCTTTCACTGGCTCCTCTTCGCCTCTGATTTCAGACCCAGATATTCAACAGATTGTTCTTACAGAGGACGACGAGTTCTTGATTTTGGCATGTGATGGTATATGGGATGTATTGTCAAGCCAGAATGCAGTGAGTAACGTAAGACAAGGACTGAGAAGGCACGGAGACCCGAGACAAAGCGCAATGGAACTTGGGAAAGAAGCAGCAAGGCTTAACTCATCAGATAATCTGACGGTTGTGGTCATCTGCTTCTCCTCGGTTCCGTCTCCACCTCAACAACCGCAGAGGAGAAGGTTAAGGTTCTGTGTTTCTGATGAAGCTCGAGCTCGGTTACAAGCGATGCTTGGAGGCGACTGA